Proteins from one Paenibacillus amylolyticus genomic window:
- a CDS encoding GNAT family protein — protein MITFQYFEPEDFDQLIEWSGDEAFLLQWAGPGFQYPLSKEQLSDYLQDANDKNTSNKFIYKVMDEETQEIVGHIALGGIDRYNRSGRISKVLLGKPYQGKGYGKQMIDEALRIGFEEEKLHRISLGVFDFNTSAIRCYEKAGFVYEGLIRDARRYEDTFWNLIEMSILEDEWKK, from the coding sequence TTGATTACATTCCAATACTTTGAACCGGAAGATTTTGATCAACTAATCGAATGGAGTGGAGATGAAGCGTTTCTGCTCCAGTGGGCCGGACCGGGATTTCAATATCCACTTTCCAAGGAACAGCTATCAGATTATTTGCAAGATGCAAATGATAAGAACACTTCGAATAAGTTCATTTATAAAGTGATGGATGAAGAGACTCAGGAGATTGTGGGCCATATTGCTCTTGGCGGTATCGATCGATATAATCGTTCAGGGCGTATCAGTAAGGTGCTTCTCGGTAAGCCCTATCAGGGTAAAGGTTATGGGAAGCAAATGATCGATGAGGCACTTCGAATTGGATTTGAAGAGGAGAAGTTACACCGGATCAGTCTGGGCGTATTTGATTTTAATACCTCGGCCATCCGATGTTATGAAAAAGCGGGCTTTGTATATGAAGGACTTATTCGTGATGCGAGAAGATATGAAGATACCTTCTGGAATCTGATCGAGATGAGCATTCTGGAGGATGAATGGAAAAAATAG